In Candidatus Defluviibacterium haderslevense, the following are encoded in one genomic region:
- a CDS encoding acyl transferase: MFSILEKKVMQVNPNTFEDLALEVFRFQARENLIFHKYLQLLKIKVADINTISQIPFLPVSCYKYHRITSGNWKEEDTFYSSGTTGMLKSKHLVKSLAWYENVILKDFNEAFNHSSNYQFFGLLPGYVDNPNSSLICMIHLLMKKSKQNAGNSFYKDDFQKLFVDLTHAVQSQQQVILFGVSFALYDFAKQYVLNAPNLIIIETGGLKSSKRQFTKIEIIETLNKSFPSSKIFSEYGMTEMMSQAYSPNGIHYNRSTTMDVIISAPDDHKEIMNANKRGRVNIIDLGNLHTCSFLQTGDLGIKLNASQFQILGRLDDEEIRGCNMLLE, from the coding sequence GTGTTTAGCATACTTGAAAAAAAAGTAATGCAAGTGAATCCAAATACATTTGAAGATCTTGCACTAGAAGTATTCCGTTTTCAAGCTAGAGAAAATCTAATCTTCCATAAATACTTGCAATTATTAAAAATAAAAGTTGCGGACATTAATACTATTTCACAAATCCCTTTTCTTCCGGTCTCATGTTACAAATATCACAGGATTACAAGTGGTAATTGGAAAGAAGAAGATACTTTTTATTCCTCTGGAACAACAGGAATGCTCAAGTCTAAGCATTTGGTAAAATCACTTGCTTGGTATGAAAACGTCATTTTAAAAGATTTTAATGAAGCTTTTAATCATTCATCAAACTATCAGTTCTTTGGCTTGCTGCCCGGATATGTAGACAATCCGAATTCTTCATTAATTTGTATGATCCATCTGCTTATGAAGAAAAGTAAACAAAATGCCGGTAACTCTTTTTATAAAGATGATTTTCAAAAACTCTTTGTTGATTTGACACATGCGGTTCAATCTCAACAGCAAGTCATACTTTTTGGTGTAAGCTTTGCATTATATGACTTTGCAAAACAATATGTACTAAATGCTCCAAATTTAATCATCATAGAGACCGGAGGTCTTAAGTCTTCGAAACGACAATTTACAAAAATTGAAATTATTGAAACCTTGAATAAATCATTTCCAAGCTCCAAGATATTTTCAGAATATGGCATGACAGAAATGATGTCTCAGGCATATAGTCCAAACGGAATACATTATAATCGATCAACAACTATGGATGTCATCATTTCTGCTCCGGATGATCACAAAGAAATTATGAATGCTAATAAACGTGGACGAGTCAATATCATAGATCTGGGGAATCTTCACACTTGCTCTTTTCTCCAAACCGGAGACCTGGGTATAAAGTTAAATGCATCCCAATTTCAAATATTAGGAAGATTAGATGATGAAGAAATCAGAGGTTGTAATATGTTATTGGAATAA
- a CDS encoding phosphoribosylformylglycinamidine cyclo-ligase: protein MINRYDSLGVSASKDEIHDAIKELDKGLFPNAFCKILPDLVAKDSSYCNIIHADTAGSKTSLAYLYWKETGDLSVWKNIAQDALVMNIDDMACVGAYTDIVISSTIGRNKHLIPKEIIKTLIASSNDILQQLTSYGISIISGGGETADVGDIVRTIDVGITAFSRMPQEKVIPINIKPGSVIVGFASFGQTTYENKYNSGIGSNGLTAARHDVLNKHYLQHYPESCSPETLDEYKYTGRYRLTDQYLHKDKNYIVGDLLLSPTRTYLPILKEIIDQHRSQIQGIIHCTGGAQTKVKKFINKVKIIKNTLFELPPVFELIRECTLCSDHEMYQVYNMGHRLEIYTDEKTAIQMTDIAAKFNLDAKIIGHVESSENEDIQIESFMGTFNY, encoded by the coding sequence ATGATAAATCGCTATGATTCACTGGGTGTGTCCGCATCGAAAGATGAAATTCACGATGCTATAAAAGAACTTGACAAAGGCCTCTTTCCAAATGCATTTTGTAAAATTTTACCTGATTTAGTTGCCAAAGATTCTTCGTATTGCAATATTATTCATGCGGATACAGCTGGATCCAAAACCAGTCTGGCTTATTTGTATTGGAAAGAAACGGGCGACCTATCCGTCTGGAAAAATATTGCTCAGGATGCATTGGTCATGAATATAGATGATATGGCCTGCGTAGGCGCTTACACTGATATTGTTATCTCATCAACAATTGGTAGAAACAAACATCTCATACCTAAAGAAATAATAAAAACACTGATCGCTTCAAGTAATGATATTCTACAACAATTAACCTCGTATGGTATTTCTATAATCTCAGGTGGTGGAGAGACTGCAGATGTTGGAGATATAGTAAGAACTATTGATGTTGGCATTACAGCTTTTTCAAGAATGCCTCAAGAAAAAGTTATTCCAATCAATATCAAGCCCGGATCGGTTATTGTAGGTTTCGCATCTTTTGGCCAAACAACTTATGAAAACAAATACAATAGCGGTATCGGCTCCAATGGACTAACGGCCGCAAGACATGATGTACTTAATAAACACTATCTTCAACATTATCCGGAATCATGTTCCCCTGAAACTTTAGACGAATATAAATATACAGGGCGATATAGACTAACAGATCAATATCTACACAAAGACAAAAATTATATCGTAGGTGATCTTCTCTTATCCCCTACTCGTACCTATTTACCCATTCTAAAAGAAATTATAGATCAACACCGATCGCAAATTCAGGGAATTATACATTGCACCGGGGGCGCTCAAACCAAAGTGAAAAAATTCATTAATAAAGTAAAAATTATAAAAAATACTCTATTTGAATTACCACCCGTCTTTGAGTTAATTCGAGAATGTACTTTATGCTCAGATCATGAAATGTATCAAGTTTATAACATGGGACATCGATTGGAAATATACACTGACGAAAAAACAGCTATTCAAATGACTGACATTGCAGCCAAATTTAATTTGGATGCAAAAATAATTGGACATGTAGAATCCTCTGAAAACGAAGATATCCAGATTGAATCATTTATGGGAACATTCAACTATTAG
- a CDS encoding GNAT family N-acetyltransferase has product MKSTTLAFCQIEYASPEYDDSLRLRYRILRAPLGLDYTEEQIIEEWDSYHFGLYDQNQFLKACLTFKAIDEHTLKMRQVVVDQDVQGQGLGKILVSQAEHWALIQGFKNIELHARDTAVPFYLSMNYLAAGAPFVEVGIAHQKMEKHISQQIAL; this is encoded by the coding sequence ATGAAAAGTACAACTCTTGCATTTTGTCAAATAGAATATGCGTCTCCGGAATATGATGATAGTCTGCGATTAAGATATCGAATTTTAAGAGCCCCTTTAGGTTTGGATTATACTGAAGAACAAATTATTGAAGAATGGGACTCTTACCATTTTGGACTTTACGATCAAAATCAGTTCTTAAAAGCCTGCCTTACTTTTAAAGCTATTGATGAACATACCTTAAAAATGCGGCAAGTGGTTGTAGATCAAGACGTTCAAGGTCAGGGTTTAGGCAAAATATTAGTAAGCCAAGCAGAACATTGGGCTCTAATTCAAGGATTTAAGAACATAGAATTACATGCCAGAGACACTGCAGTTCCATTTTATCTTTCAATGAATTATTTGGCTGCAGGAGCTCCATTTGTTGAAGTTGGAATAGCACATCAAAAAATGGAAAAACATATTTCTCAGCAGATAGCACTTTAA
- a CDS encoding hydroxymethylglutaryl-CoA lyase yields MIPKIKIIECPRDAMQGIHRFIDTSIKLKYLDQLLNVGFDTIDFGSFVSPKAIPQMRDTHELIQKLNLNKRPTSLLAIIANLRGAIEASKYDTISYLGYPFSVSETFQVRNTNSSIEESFETVKHIQDIAVKSDKKLIVYLSMAFGNPYGDPWNAEIVSYWADQLIPIGCNIIALSDTIGIATPESIHYLFSHLIPAYPQIEFGAHLHTVPSLWQEKIEAAYKAGCIRYDGAIKGYGGCPMAKDDLTGNMPTEHLISFFNELGADTGINMNQFEKAMLYSNEVFL; encoded by the coding sequence ATGATTCCCAAAATTAAAATCATAGAGTGCCCAAGAGATGCCATGCAAGGCATCCATCGTTTTATTGATACCAGTATTAAACTTAAGTATTTAGACCAATTGCTGAATGTTGGGTTTGATACCATAGACTTTGGAAGCTTTGTTTCACCTAAGGCTATTCCCCAAATGCGGGATACTCATGAGCTCATTCAAAAATTAAATTTGAACAAACGCCCAACATCGCTTCTAGCCATTATAGCCAATCTTCGAGGAGCTATAGAAGCCTCAAAATATGATACCATTTCTTATTTAGGTTACCCATTTAGCGTATCAGAAACCTTTCAAGTGCGCAATACCAATAGTTCTATTGAAGAGTCTTTTGAAACCGTTAAACATATTCAGGATATTGCTGTAAAGTCAGACAAGAAACTGATTGTCTATCTTTCTATGGCTTTTGGAAATCCTTATGGCGATCCATGGAATGCAGAAATAGTGTCCTATTGGGCTGATCAATTGATTCCCATTGGCTGTAATATCATAGCTTTATCAGATACTATCGGAATAGCAACACCTGAAAGTATTCATTATTTATTTTCTCACCTCATTCCAGCTTATCCGCAAATTGAATTTGGAGCCCATTTGCATACTGTTCCTTCTCTATGGCAAGAAAAAATTGAAGCCGCCTACAAAGCTGGATGTATTAGATACGATGGCGCTATTAAGGGGTATGGCGGTTGCCCTATGGCCAAGGATGATTTGACAGGAAATATGCCTACTGAACACTTAATTTCATTTTTCAACGAATTAGGTGCTGATACAGGAATCAACATGAATCAATTTGAAAAAGCAATGCTTTATAGTAATGAAGTCTTCTTATGA